The proteins below come from a single Agrobacterium vitis genomic window:
- a CDS encoding alpha-2-macroglobulin family protein: protein MGLQRILAGTALALLSFMLPASLQTAMAAEANRSIALTQDGDYSGFDLRTAQNVTLDQCQASCIDDKSCRAFTYNIKARWCFLKSDFNQVSPFAGAVAGKIVTSATEPDIGAPAKLGFISDGLRTQANAFKARLAQTAEQPELGLNGLIGRAHASLTAGKGTDALAGFLAAAQLSPEDASLWISAARAANTIKDDRATANQGLYAALLGYDLTRSAKERADALAVLAKALEKNENFRAALNAYKASLELIADKSVRAAYLALKATKGFRITGNSVDADAASPRACVQFSDPLINRGTDYTAFVTVNGKPPKVLEAKDSQLCVEGLDYGQRYTIGLREGLPSSVDEPLAAKTDIDVYIRDRSPTVRFTGDHFVLPSAARRGIPLVSVNTDKANLKLYRIGERAIAPLMSNSQFLSQLSGYGADRIEKDNGELVWQGSIDIESSLNREVTTSFPVDEALPERKPGIYVLTASPNAGKSDEWEDRATQWFLVSDIGLSTFAGTDGLNVFARSLNSAKPIAGVELKLLARNNEILGTATTDDQGRATFSAGLMRSGAALAPAVLTGEQPGKDFVFLDMTKAGFDLSDRGVTGRTAPGAIDIFAWTERGIYRPGDTVHVSALARDIGAEAIDGLPLTFIFTRPDGVEYRRMVSTGAGLGGHVVDLALDTSVMRGTWTLGIHVDPKKPAITEKTFLVDDFLPDRIEFDLKPAAEVLKPGMPLSVGVDGRYLYGAPAAGLSLEGDMVIKPTRSRDDLPGFVFGLADEEAGDNSSLTLDALQPLDDKGHGSVDLQVDDLPATTQLLQAQLSVRLKEGGGRAVERQLTLPVETGQPAIGIKPEFSGELSENSTGHFQLIALDADGKPQALPAAKWKLLQLERNYQWYRDGSAWRFEPITTTKLAASGTVDIGAEKTDLPMPVGWGRYRLEVDAPTPNGAASSIEFNAGWFVEAGSTETPDALEIGLDKPVYKIGETAKLKISSRYAGEVLVTIGSETLIATQTASLAATGGEIDIPVTDNIGAGTYITATLYRPGESQETRMPMRAIGVTWLSVDPANRKLAIKLTPPQQIEPRRKLTVPISVTGGGNDAYVTVAAVDVGILNLTRFETPDPDGWYFGQRRLGIEMRDLYGQLIDGSLGAIGKLRTGGDGGMMALQASPPKEKLVALFSGPVHLDHTGKAQVEFDIPQFNGTVRLMAVAWNRTGIGHAQTDVIVRDPVVITASLPRFLAPGDQARLQLDLTATDAPDGDYLLSLKGNPSVEIDPAKAQIPVTLKAGARTSLSIGLRGLTPGDGTVSVALTSVGTTSTGENNGAGPPATGANTGEAKNTGLSLTRSLDLPVRPAALPVTTRRELPLAAGKSLSVDSDLLADSVLQGASLSLSVSRGANFDIAALLTSLDRYPYGCAEQTTSRALPLLYLNDLANVAGLPADADINRRIQDAIYRVLSYQAAQGSFGLWAPGSEDLWLDAYVSDFLTRAREKGFDVPDNALVQALDNLANKLSYDTDVEAQGNEIAYALYVLARNRRAAISDLRYYADTMLDGFPTPLSKAHLAAALSLYGDPVKAEAIFRTASAQSQQGSITPVSLARSDYGSQLRDGAAILALAAEARPVPPIIPALSRSVIEDWKRKSYTSTQEESWMLLAARALDKSDDGLAVTINGSLKTGGYRARIEGEELMHQPVTLENSGADPLTATVTTVAVPKYPLPAASEGFTIERSYYTLSGEKVNISEAVQNQRYVVVLKVAQAANGAAMGEPSLPTQLLVTDLLPAGLEIDNPALVGSADLANFDWLGETKAAHLEFRDDRFVAALDSASQDSGDMVLAYVVRAVTPGVFDLPAASVEDMYRPQRYARTAMGRMEVKAEQ, encoded by the coding sequence ATGGGTCTGCAACGGATTTTAGCCGGGACGGCGCTCGCCCTCCTGAGCTTCATGCTGCCAGCCTCCCTACAAACAGCGATGGCTGCCGAAGCCAACCGCAGCATCGCCCTGACCCAGGATGGCGATTACAGCGGTTTTGACCTGCGCACCGCGCAAAACGTCACTCTGGACCAATGCCAGGCAAGCTGTATCGACGACAAATCCTGCCGCGCCTTCACCTATAATATCAAGGCCCGCTGGTGCTTTCTGAAATCGGATTTCAACCAGGTCAGCCCCTTTGCAGGCGCCGTTGCCGGTAAGATTGTCACCAGTGCCACCGAGCCGGATATCGGCGCGCCTGCAAAGCTCGGCTTCATCTCCGATGGTCTGCGCACACAAGCCAACGCGTTCAAGGCGCGGCTGGCACAGACGGCGGAACAGCCTGAACTGGGCCTTAACGGGTTGATCGGTCGCGCCCATGCCAGCCTGACGGCGGGCAAGGGCACGGACGCCCTGGCCGGGTTTCTGGCCGCCGCCCAGCTTTCCCCTGAAGATGCCAGTCTGTGGATCAGCGCCGCCCGTGCCGCCAACACCATCAAGGATGATCGCGCAACTGCCAATCAGGGGCTTTACGCTGCCCTTCTCGGCTATGACCTGACCCGCAGCGCCAAGGAGCGAGCCGATGCACTGGCTGTGCTGGCCAAAGCGCTGGAGAAAAACGAGAATTTTCGCGCTGCACTGAACGCCTATAAGGCGAGCCTTGAGCTTATCGCCGATAAATCCGTTCGCGCCGCCTATCTGGCGCTGAAAGCCACCAAGGGTTTTCGCATCACCGGCAATAGCGTCGATGCCGATGCCGCCAGCCCTCGCGCCTGCGTGCAATTTTCCGACCCGTTGATCAATCGCGGCACCGACTATACCGCCTTCGTCACCGTCAATGGCAAGCCGCCAAAGGTGCTGGAAGCCAAGGACAGCCAGCTTTGCGTCGAGGGGCTGGACTATGGCCAGCGCTATACGATTGGACTGCGGGAAGGCCTACCCTCCTCCGTCGATGAGCCGCTGGCGGCAAAGACCGATATCGATGTCTATATCCGCGACCGTAGCCCGACCGTGCGCTTTACCGGCGACCATTTCGTACTGCCGTCTGCGGCACGGCGCGGCATTCCGCTGGTCTCTGTCAACACCGACAAGGCCAATCTGAAGCTGTACCGGATCGGCGAACGTGCGATTGCGCCGCTGATGAGCAATTCGCAATTTCTCTCGCAGCTCAGCGGTTACGGTGCCGACCGGATCGAAAAGGACAATGGCGAACTGGTCTGGCAAGGCTCAATCGACATTGAAAGCAGCCTGAACCGTGAAGTCACCACCAGTTTTCCGGTGGACGAGGCTCTGCCGGAACGCAAGCCGGGCATCTATGTGCTGACGGCATCCCCCAATGCCGGTAAAAGTGACGAATGGGAAGACCGCGCCACGCAATGGTTCCTGGTGTCCGATATCGGCCTTTCCACCTTTGCCGGTACTGACGGGTTAAATGTGTTTGCCCGCTCGCTGAACTCCGCCAAGCCAATCGCCGGTGTCGAGCTGAAATTGCTGGCCCGCAACAACGAAATCCTCGGCACTGCCACCACCGATGATCAGGGCCGAGCCACCTTTTCGGCTGGCCTGATGCGCTCCGGTGCAGCGCTAGCCCCTGCCGTTTTGACCGGCGAGCAGCCGGGCAAGGATTTCGTGTTCCTCGACATGACCAAGGCCGGTTTCGACCTGTCGGACCGGGGCGTTACCGGGCGCACCGCGCCGGGCGCCATCGATATTTTCGCCTGGACGGAACGCGGCATCTACCGCCCCGGCGACACGGTGCATGTGAGCGCCCTTGCCCGCGACATCGGCGCGGAAGCCATCGACGGCCTGCCGCTGACCTTTATTTTCACACGGCCAGACGGCGTGGAATATCGCCGCATGGTCAGTACCGGTGCCGGTCTTGGCGGTCATGTTGTGGATCTGGCGCTGGATACCTCGGTGATGCGCGGCACCTGGACGCTGGGCATTCATGTCGATCCGAAAAAACCGGCCATTACCGAAAAGACCTTTCTCGTCGATGATTTCCTGCCCGACCGGATCGAGTTCGACCTGAAACCGGCAGCAGAGGTGCTGAAACCCGGCATGCCGCTGTCGGTTGGTGTCGATGGACGCTATCTCTACGGCGCACCGGCTGCTGGCCTTTCGCTGGAAGGCGACATGGTCATCAAGCCGACCCGCAGCCGCGACGATCTGCCCGGCTTCGTCTTCGGCCTTGCCGATGAAGAGGCCGGAGACAATAGCAGCCTGACGCTGGATGCGCTTCAGCCGCTAGACGACAAGGGCCATGGCAGCGTCGATCTTCAGGTTGATGATCTGCCCGCCACCACGCAGCTGTTGCAGGCGCAATTGTCCGTGCGCCTGAAGGAAGGCGGCGGCCGGGCGGTGGAGCGGCAGCTGACCCTGCCGGTTGAGACCGGCCAGCCCGCCATCGGCATCAAGCCGGAGTTTTCCGGCGAGCTTTCTGAAAACAGCACCGGACATTTCCAACTCATCGCGCTCGATGCCGATGGCAAGCCACAGGCGCTTCCGGCTGCAAAGTGGAAATTGCTGCAACTGGAGCGTAACTATCAATGGTATCGCGATGGCAGCGCCTGGCGCTTCGAGCCGATCACCACCACCAAGCTTGCCGCCAGCGGCACGGTCGATATCGGCGCGGAGAAAACCGACCTGCCGATGCCGGTCGGCTGGGGCCGTTACCGGTTGGAAGTCGATGCGCCAACACCGAATGGCGCGGCCTCCAGCATCGAATTCAATGCGGGCTGGTTCGTTGAAGCGGGATCGACCGAAACCCCGGACGCATTGGAAATCGGCCTCGACAAGCCAGTCTACAAGATCGGTGAAACGGCAAAGCTGAAAATATCGTCGCGCTATGCCGGTGAGGTTCTGGTGACGATCGGCTCCGAAACCCTGATCGCGACGCAGACCGCCAGCCTTGCCGCCACCGGCGGTGAAATCGATATTCCCGTCACCGACAATATCGGCGCGGGCACCTATATCACCGCAACCCTTTATCGTCCGGGCGAAAGCCAGGAGACCCGTATGCCGATGCGCGCCATCGGCGTCACCTGGCTCAGTGTCGATCCGGCCAACCGCAAGCTGGCCATCAAGCTGACGCCGCCGCAGCAGATCGAGCCGCGCCGCAAGCTGACCGTACCGATCAGCGTCACCGGTGGCGGCAATGATGCCTATGTGACGGTGGCGGCGGTGGATGTCGGTATTCTCAACCTCACCCGCTTTGAGACGCCTGACCCGGATGGCTGGTATTTCGGCCAGCGGCGTCTGGGCATTGAAATGCGCGATCTCTACGGTCAGTTGATCGACGGGTCGCTTGGCGCGATAGGTAAACTACGCACCGGCGGCGATGGCGGCATGATGGCCTTGCAGGCCAGCCCGCCCAAGGAAAAACTGGTGGCGCTGTTTTCCGGCCCTGTTCATCTCGACCATACCGGCAAGGCGCAGGTGGAGTTTGACATTCCGCAATTCAACGGCACCGTGCGCCTGATGGCCGTCGCCTGGAACCGCACCGGCATCGGCCATGCGCAAACCGATGTGATCGTCCGTGATCCCGTCGTCATCACCGCCTCCCTGCCGCGCTTTCTCGCCCCCGGCGATCAAGCCCGGCTCCAGCTCGATCTGACCGCCACCGATGCGCCGGATGGAGATTATCTGCTATCGCTGAAGGGCAATCCATCGGTGGAAATCGACCCTGCCAAGGCGCAGATCCCGGTGACGCTGAAGGCGGGGGCACGGACCAGCCTGTCGATCGGGTTGAGGGGGCTTACCCCCGGCGATGGCACGGTTTCCGTGGCGCTTACCTCTGTTGGAACGACTTCTACTGGTGAGAATAATGGTGCAGGACCCCCTGCCACAGGCGCAAATACCGGGGAGGCAAAGAACACTGGACTGTCGCTCACCCGGTCGCTGGATCTGCCGGTGCGCCCAGCCGCGTTACCGGTGACGACGCGGCGCGAATTGCCGCTGGCGGCTGGCAAAAGCCTGAGCGTGGACAGCGATCTTCTGGCCGATAGCGTGCTGCAAGGCGCGTCGCTGAGCCTATCGGTGTCGCGTGGTGCCAATTTCGACATTGCCGCCCTGCTGACCAGCCTTGACCGCTACCCCTATGGCTGCGCCGAGCAGACCACCAGCCGGGCGCTGCCGCTGCTCTATCTCAACGATCTCGCCAATGTCGCCGGTCTGCCCGCTGATGCCGATATCAACCGGCGCATTCAGGACGCCATCTACCGGGTGCTGTCCTATCAGGCGGCGCAAGGCAGTTTCGGCCTTTGGGCACCCGGTTCGGAAGACCTGTGGCTGGACGCCTATGTCAGCGATTTCCTGACCCGCGCCCGTGAAAAGGGCTTCGACGTACCCGACAACGCCCTGGTGCAAGCGCTCGATAATCTGGCCAACAAGCTATCCTATGACACCGATGTCGAAGCGCAGGGCAATGAGATAGCCTATGCGCTCTATGTGCTGGCCCGCAATCGCCGCGCCGCGATCAGCGACCTGCGTTATTATGCCGATACGATGCTGGACGGGTTCCCGACGCCACTGTCCAAGGCGCATCTGGCTGCGGCCCTGTCGCTCTATGGCGATCCGGTCAAGGCCGAGGCGATCTTCCGCACCGCAAGCGCTCAATCGCAGCAAGGCTCGATCACGCCGGTCAGTCTGGCGCGGTCGGACTACGGCTCGCAATTGCGCGACGGCGCGGCCATCCTGGCGCTGGCCGCCGAGGCCCGGCCCGTGCCGCCAATCATCCCGGCGCTCAGCAGGTCGGTGATCGAAGACTGGAAGCGCAAATCCTATACCAGCACCCAGGAGGAAAGCTGGATGCTGCTGGCCGCCCGGGCGCTGGACAAAAGCGACGATGGCCTTGCCGTGACCATCAATGGCAGCCTGAAAACCGGCGGCTACCGGGCGAGGATCGAGGGCGAGGAGCTGATGCATCAACCGGTGACGCTGGAAAATAGCGGGGCCGATCCGCTGACGGCAACAGTCACCACGGTGGCCGTGCCGAAATATCCGCTGCCCGCGGCCAGCGAAGGCTTCACCATCGAGCGCAGCTATTACACGCTGTCCGGCGAGAAGGTGAATATCAGCGAGGCGGTGCAGAACCAGCGTTATGTCGTGGTGTTGAAAGTTGCACAAGCTGCAAACGGGGCTGCTATGGGAGAACCGAGCCTGCCAACGCAATTGCTGGTGACAGACCTCCTCCCCGCTGGCCTGGAAATCGACAATCCGGCCCTAGTCGGCAGTGCTGATCTCGCCAATTTCGACTGGCTGGGCGAGACCAAAGCCGCCCATCTGGAATTCCGCGACGACCGGTTTGTCGCCGCCCTCGACAGTGCCAGTCAGGACAGTGGCGACATGGTTCTCGCCTATGTGGTGCGCGCCGTGACACCGGGCGTGTTCGACCTTCCTGCCGCCAGCGTCGAGGATATGTATCGCCCACAGCGCTACGCCCGCACCGCGATGGGACGCATGGAGGTCAAGGCAGAACAGTGA
- a CDS encoding CynX/NimT family MFS transporter: MTNAHPKLDLGDELLIDAQAEDAPLPPQASGRSPLSRIVLGISLVLIAFNLRPLFSSASTLLPEIRDQLGLSVLGASLLTTLPVVCLGVFSPLAPRLGDRYGAEKTLLAVMAFLAIGTALRGFSSLPALFFGTALAGACIAVGNVLLPGLVKRDFPDRAALMTGFYTMALCGGAAAAAGLTLPIEAASGGSLAIGLAAWALPAAVVFLLFLPQAFSAHAARPGFKAEVKGLWRDRLAWNVTLYTGLQSALAYCVFGWLVPILRERGLDGVTAGAVVSVSVMVQAAACIVAPQLAVRGENQSLVNAAVAILAVIALIGLLFAPLSTLWIWAVLQGIGQGGLIALAMTAIVLRSGSPQIASHLSGMAQCVGYCLAAIGPLLVGLIRGATGSFAWAALLFVALGLGAAWNGWRAGRDLRVDVVIDEKPH; encoded by the coding sequence ATGACGAATGCCCATCCCAAGCTTGATCTTGGCGACGAATTGCTGATCGATGCGCAGGCCGAAGACGCCCCTCTCCCTCCGCAGGCATCAGGCCGGTCGCCTCTGTCGCGCATCGTTCTGGGCATCAGCCTCGTGTTGATTGCCTTCAACCTGCGCCCGTTGTTTTCCAGCGCCTCGACGCTGCTGCCGGAAATACGCGATCAATTGGGTCTCTCCGTGCTGGGTGCCAGCCTGCTCACCACCTTGCCGGTGGTTTGCCTTGGGGTCTTCTCACCCCTGGCACCCAGACTTGGCGACCGCTACGGCGCGGAAAAAACCCTGTTGGCCGTCATGGCGTTTCTTGCCATCGGCACCGCCCTGCGCGGCTTTTCCAGCCTTCCCGCCTTGTTTTTCGGCACAGCGCTTGCCGGTGCCTGCATTGCGGTCGGGAATGTGCTGCTCCCGGGATTGGTGAAACGTGATTTCCCTGATCGGGCCGCGTTGATGACCGGCTTTTACACCATGGCGCTCTGTGGTGGCGCGGCGGCGGCTGCCGGGCTAACCCTGCCGATCGAGGCGGCCAGTGGCGGCTCGCTGGCTATCGGCCTAGCAGCCTGGGCGCTTCCGGCTGCCGTGGTTTTCCTGCTGTTTCTGCCGCAGGCCTTTTCCGCCCATGCTGCAAGGCCAGGGTTCAAGGCCGAGGTGAAGGGCCTGTGGCGCGACCGGCTGGCCTGGAACGTAACACTTTATACCGGGTTACAATCGGCGCTGGCCTATTGTGTGTTCGGTTGGCTGGTGCCGATCCTGCGGGAACGCGGGTTGGATGGGGTAACGGCAGGCGCGGTCGTCTCGGTCTCGGTCATGGTGCAGGCGGCGGCCTGTATTGTTGCGCCGCAGCTTGCCGTTCGGGGCGAGAACCAAAGCCTCGTCAACGCCGCTGTTGCCATTCTCGCGGTCATCGCGCTGATCGGCCTGTTATTTGCACCGCTTTCCACCCTGTGGATCTGGGCCGTTCTGCAGGGCATCGGTCAGGGCGGCCTGATCGCGCTTGCCATGACCGCCATCGTGCTGCGCTCCGGCAGCCCGCAGATTGCCTCCCATCTATCGGGCATGGCGCAATGCGTCGGCTATTGCCTGGCCGCCATTGGCCCGCTGCTCGTTGGGCTGATCCGTGGTGCCACGGGCAGTTTCGCCTGGGCCGCCCTGCTGTTTGTCGCGCTCGGCCTTGGCGCAGCCTGGAATGGCTGGCGGGCAGGCCGCGATCTGCGGGTCGATGTGGTGATCGACGAAAAACCTCATTGA
- a CDS encoding FadR/GntR family transcriptional regulator, producing the protein MRPVQKTNLADGAAERIRTALGRGTWRVGEKLPNEQGLSEALHVSRGTIREAVRVLVAQGLLETRQGSGTYVVKDRITPEPLDLARRTSLRDRLEARLALDVEGARLAAIRARPATIRRLHALLDQRGHSGADPDRNAFIARDLAFHRAVIAASENAAMLELYEFFTRSITQTIEATTGGLLPEPDLDAHRAIVDAIASGDPGQADSAVRAFMQPVLIFLDDIASSESLNR; encoded by the coding sequence ATGAGACCCGTGCAAAAAACCAATCTGGCCGATGGGGCCGCCGAACGCATTCGAACCGCCCTTGGCCGTGGGACGTGGCGGGTCGGCGAAAAATTGCCGAACGAGCAAGGCCTGTCTGAAGCGCTGCATGTCAGCCGCGGCACGATCCGCGAAGCCGTGCGCGTGCTGGTGGCGCAAGGCCTGCTGGAAACCCGCCAAGGCTCCGGCACCTATGTCGTAAAGGATCGCATCACCCCCGAACCGCTGGATCTTGCCCGCCGCACCAGCCTGCGCGACCGGCTGGAGGCCCGGCTGGCGCTGGATGTCGAGGGGGCAAGGCTGGCCGCCATCAGGGCGAGACCCGCCACCATCAGGCGATTACATGCGCTGCTGGACCAGCGCGGCCATTCCGGCGCCGATCCTGACCGTAACGCTTTTATCGCTCGCGATCTGGCCTTTCACCGGGCGGTGATCGCCGCATCGGAAAACGCCGCCATGCTGGAGCTTTACGAGTTTTTCACCCGCTCGATTACCCAGACCATCGAGGCAACCACCGGCGGCCTGCTGCCGGAACCGGACCTTGACGCCCACCGCGCCATTGTCGATGCCATTGCCAGCGGCGATCCAGGCCAAGCAGACAGTGCGGTGCGCGCCTTCATGCAGCCGGTGCTTATCTTTCTCGATGACATTGCCTCCTCTGAAAGCCTTAACCGATGA
- a CDS encoding DMT family transporter: MLAGMLMFALNDAMAKALVAHYGLGQVVVLRSLAALLLLLPFLVRGGLAPILSVERPWMQLARVTCSTVEIIGFYYAVSYLPLADVMTYWLAAPIYVAACAPFLLGEKLGWRRITAIVVGFIGVIITLEPSRAMFSAPALISIIGSAAFAFMMLSGRSLRATPDKLLVLFQVTAALVGGLFFAPFDWVEIGSATDIVMLGLLGIVAMAAHMLVNRALKISDAAAVAPLQYTLLLWAVLFGWLFFGDVPRTGMVIGAALIIGSGLFIFFRERHLNKTDCVLPAVPE, translated from the coding sequence ATGCTGGCGGGGATGCTGATGTTTGCGCTGAACGATGCTATGGCCAAGGCGCTGGTCGCCCATTATGGGCTAGGTCAGGTCGTGGTGCTGCGCAGCCTGGCGGCTTTGCTCCTGCTTTTGCCGTTTCTGGTGCGCGGTGGGCTTGCGCCGATCCTCAGCGTTGAACGGCCCTGGATGCAGCTGGCGCGGGTGACGTGCTCGACGGTGGAAATCATCGGCTTCTACTATGCGGTCAGCTATCTGCCGCTGGCCGATGTGATGACCTATTGGCTGGCCGCGCCGATCTACGTAGCGGCCTGTGCGCCCTTTCTGCTGGGCGAAAAGCTTGGCTGGCGGCGCATCACCGCCATCGTGGTCGGCTTTATCGGTGTGATCATCACGCTGGAACCGTCACGGGCAATGTTTTCGGCACCGGCGCTGATTTCCATTATCGGCAGCGCGGCCTTTGCCTTCATGATGCTGTCCGGCCGTTCGCTGCGCGCTACGCCGGATAAGTTACTGGTGCTGTTCCAGGTGACGGCGGCGCTGGTCGGCGGCCTGTTTTTCGCACCTTTCGACTGGGTCGAGATCGGTTCCGCCACCGATATCGTCATGCTGGGTCTGCTTGGCATCGTCGCCATGGCGGCGCATATGTTGGTCAACCGGGCGCTGAAAATATCCGATGCCGCAGCGGTGGCACCCTTGCAATATACGCTGTTGCTGTGGGCTGTGCTGTTCGGCTGGCTGTTCTTTGGCGATGTGCCGCGCACCGGCATGGTGATTGGCGCAGCGCTGATTATCGGCTCCGGCCTGTTCATCTTCTTCCGCGAGCGGCATCTGAACAAGACTGACTGCGTGCTGCCGGCGGTGCCGGAATAG
- a CDS encoding YbaN family protein, translating to MRLILLGLGWFFVGLGIVGIFLPVLPTTPFIILAAALFARSSPRFEQWLLDHPRFGQPLLDWRRQGAISRRAKVAAVVAMGLSFAVMWFFSSAPLYVRVGTGIILLCSAAFVVSRPEPKQ from the coding sequence ATGCGGCTGATATTGCTGGGCTTGGGCTGGTTTTTCGTCGGGCTGGGCATTGTCGGTATTTTCCTGCCGGTGCTACCAACCACACCGTTCATTATCCTTGCCGCCGCCCTGTTTGCCCGCTCCTCGCCGCGCTTTGAGCAATGGTTGCTTGACCATCCCCGTTTTGGCCAGCCGCTGCTGGACTGGCGCCGCCAAGGCGCGATCTCGCGGCGCGCCAAGGTAGCCGCCGTTGTGGCGATGGGGCTGAGCTTTGCCGTGATGTGGTTCTTCTCGTCGGCACCGCTTTACGTGCGCGTTGGCACCGGGATTATTCTTCTCTGCTCGGCGGCTTTCGTCGTCAGCCGGCCAGAGCCGAAACAATAA
- a CDS encoding 2-dehydro-3-deoxy-6-phosphogalactonate aldolase — translation MTTTHTPWPQLKRELVAILRGIGPEDIESVVDVLLEQGFEAIEVPLNSPDPFISIEKARKRAPDGVLIGAGTVLDAGSVEQLHSVGGNLLVTPNTDPAVIGQAARLGMVSMPGAFTPTEALAAIKAGASAIKFFPASVLGPSGINAIKAILPANFPIGAVGGVGENNFGDYLKAGVRAFGIGTSLYKPGDKADVVKERAATLVAAYDAAVAAHKG, via the coding sequence ATGACCACCACCCATACACCATGGCCGCAGTTGAAGCGCGAACTGGTCGCCATCCTGCGCGGCATCGGTCCTGAGGACATCGAAAGTGTTGTCGATGTGCTTCTCGAACAGGGCTTCGAGGCCATCGAAGTGCCGCTGAATTCGCCCGACCCATTCATTTCCATCGAAAAAGCCCGCAAACGTGCGCCTGATGGTGTGCTGATCGGCGCGGGAACCGTACTGGATGCCGGTTCTGTCGAGCAATTGCACAGTGTTGGCGGCAACCTTCTGGTGACACCGAACACCGACCCGGCAGTCATTGGCCAAGCCGCCCGGCTGGGCATGGTGTCGATGCCCGGCGCCTTCACCCCGACGGAAGCGCTGGCCGCCATCAAGGCAGGCGCCTCGGCGATCAAATTCTTCCCCGCCAGCGTGCTGGGACCAAGCGGCATCAATGCCATCAAGGCCATTCTGCCAGCCAATTTCCCAATCGGTGCCGTCGGCGGCGTTGGCGAAAACAATTTCGGCGACTATCTGAAGGCGGGCGTCCGCGCCTTCGGCATCGGCACCAGCCTCTACAAGCCCGGCGACAAGGCCGATGTGGTCAAGGAGCGCGCCGCAACGCTGGTTGCTGCCTATGATGCCGCCGTTGCTGCCCATAAGGGATAG
- a CDS encoding 2-dehydro-3-deoxygalactonokinase: MADKTETLADPGQPFVGLADWGTSNFRLWLVDGAGNVLGERQSADGMSACAADNRFAAVLEEHLEALSAPLDLPVVIAGMAGARAGWLEAPYVETPASLSGLHHHSVSPKASRPVYILPGLCQINTGPFDVMRGEETQLAGVVAGGMASGVICMPGTHCKWVDLENGVVQRFRTVMTGELFDLIAKQSILRLSIQQAPAETDQTVFADAVSEALGENFTLTTSLFSIRAAGLLSSPGANEAASRLSGLLIGAEIAGMREWVRSGKTVHIVGSKALSALYAKAITLADGKASILDGSALVRDGLFAAAKAILQN; this comes from the coding sequence ATGGCTGACAAAACCGAAACACTGGCAGATCCAGGCCAGCCCTTCGTTGGGCTTGCCGATTGGGGCACCAGCAATTTCCGCCTCTGGCTGGTGGATGGCGCGGGCAATGTGCTCGGCGAGCGCCAGTCCGCCGATGGCATGTCGGCCTGCGCGGCGGACAACCGGTTTGCCGCCGTGTTGGAAGAACATCTGGAGGCGTTGTCAGCGCCTCTGGATCTGCCGGTGGTGATCGCTGGCATGGCGGGCGCTCGCGCTGGTTGGCTGGAAGCGCCCTATGTCGAAACCCCCGCTTCGCTGTCCGGTCTTCATCACCATAGCGTCAGCCCGAAAGCATCGCGCCCGGTTTATATCCTGCCTGGCCTCTGCCAGATCAACACCGGCCCTTTCGATGTGATGCGTGGCGAAGAAACCCAGCTCGCTGGGGTTGTGGCGGGCGGCATGGCTTCGGGCGTGATCTGCATGCCCGGCACCCATTGCAAATGGGTGGATCTGGAAAACGGCGTGGTGCAGAGATTTCGCACCGTCATGACCGGCGAATTGTTTGACCTGATTGCCAAACAATCGATCCTGCGCCTATCGATCCAGCAAGCCCCGGCAGAAACCGACCAGACCGTGTTTGCCGATGCTGTCAGCGAAGCGCTGGGCGAAAATTTCACCCTGACCACCAGCCTGTTTTCGATCCGTGCCGCCGGTCTGCTTTCATCGCCTGGAGCCAACGAGGCGGCCAGCCGGCTCTCCGGCCTGCTGATCGGCGCGGAAATCGCTGGCATGCGCGAATGGGTCCGTTCCGGCAAGACCGTGCATATTGTCGGCTCGAAAGCGCTCTCGGCGCTCTATGCCAAGGCGATCACCCTGGCGGACGGCAAGGCCAGCATTCTTGACGGCAGCGCTCTGGTGCGCGACGGTCTGTTTGCCGCCGCCAAGGCCATTCTTCAAAACTGA